In one Leptidea sinapis chromosome 25, ilLepSina1.1, whole genome shotgun sequence genomic region, the following are encoded:
- the LOC126972248 gene encoding prefoldin subunit 3, translating into MESEGAENTKSFSGIPEAIFVDDVNEFMNLPENSEGVEKVLRSLDEQHGKYKFMEYTLNTKRKRLRQQIPDLDRSLDMIEKLKSLKENIETQFLLSDQVFVKADIPPTKNVYLWLGANVMLEYTLEDAEKLLSTNMATAKKNLSHVEHDLDFLRDQWTTTEVNMARVYNWDVKRRQAEASSS; encoded by the exons ATGGAGAGCGAAGGAGcagaaaatacaaaatcattttctggaATACCTGAAGCTATATTTGTG gATGATGTTAATGAATTTATGAACTTACCTGAAAATTCTGAAGGTGTTGAGAAAGTACTAAGAAGTCTTGATGAGCAACATGGAAAGTACAAATTTATGGAATACACGTTAAATACTAAGCGAAAGCGCCTTAGGCAGCAGATCCCTGACTTAGATAGATCCTTGGATATGATTGAAAAGCTTAAATCACTTAAGGAAAATATAGAAACCCAGTTTTTGCTTAGTGATCAAGTATTTGtaaaa GCAGATATTCCACCTACAAAAAATGTTTACCTTTGGCTTGGAGCTAATGTGATGCTGGAGTATACTCTAGAAGATGCTGAAAAACTTTTGTCAACAAATATGGCTACTGCAAAAAAGAACTTGTCTCATGTTGAGCATGATTTGGACTTCTTAAG GGACCAATGGACTACAACAGAAGTTAATATGGCAAGAGTTTATAATTGGGATGTAAAGAGACGTCAAGCAGAAGCATCTTCTAGCTAA